From a region of the Opitutia bacterium genome:
- a CDS encoding 2-oxoacid:acceptor oxidoreductase subunit alpha, which yields MVSPNSSTPGGQPGSAAASSAEKTTIPDVVIRLAGNSQDGIQSVGGFLARLAGRSDQDVMTYMTIPATISGGPSIFQVRMGTGDILSSGDQADFLVAFYQHSYESHIGALRPGGVLIYDTDHVKPNPDDRRFTNVGIPITSATVEAVGGTGKDKGKNIFVLGLIARIFDLDVPKLSTLIKERLGGRGDEAVRNAMMAFDAGYAHPVENLLGHLYRFARATSAGTTASRPAVTMDGNTAMVYGLLTAGVRYGAAYPITPWSSIMEMLRTELPKYGGLFVQAEDEIAAVSHALGFAYSGHLSVTGSSGPGLSLKMEALGWGSMAEIPLICINVQRGGPSTGLPTSIEQSDLMQALYGSHGDTPRVVLAPKDVEDCFYIAIEAARIAKEFSTPVIILTDQALATRIEAFEEPDLKNLVKEHTLDLTPAPVDYKPYPLDTWPKHVPPGTRMLSGKYPTVTGLEHDEAGHPSGSPAVHAKMNARRREKIKAVAKSLPAHEIYGDQSGDVLVVGWCSTYGPIREAVNQLRKSDNAPKIGQLHLRHLAPFAPGLGEIFARYKKVVVCELNDEGLYGYGQLASLLRAAYANPAIVSVTKTDGLTFKVREIVAGVQKHLSA from the coding sequence ATGGTAAGCCCCAACTCGTCCACGCCGGGCGGACAACCCGGAAGCGCTGCCGCTTCGTCCGCCGAAAAGACCACCATTCCCGACGTCGTCATCCGACTCGCCGGCAACTCGCAGGACGGCATCCAGTCCGTCGGCGGTTTCCTCGCCCGCCTCGCGGGCCGCAGCGACCAGGACGTCATGACCTACATGACGATCCCCGCCACCATCTCCGGCGGCCCGTCGATCTTCCAGGTCCGCATGGGCACCGGCGACATCCTGTCGTCGGGCGACCAAGCCGACTTCCTCGTCGCGTTCTACCAACACAGCTACGAGTCGCACATCGGCGCGCTCCGCCCGGGCGGCGTGCTCATCTACGACACCGACCACGTCAAACCGAACCCCGACGACCGCCGCTTCACCAACGTCGGCATCCCGATCACCTCCGCGACCGTCGAAGCCGTCGGCGGCACCGGCAAGGATAAGGGCAAAAACATTTTCGTGCTCGGCCTGATCGCGCGCATCTTCGACCTCGACGTGCCGAAGCTCAGCACGCTGATCAAGGAGCGCCTCGGCGGCCGCGGCGACGAAGCCGTGCGCAACGCCATGATGGCTTTCGACGCCGGCTACGCGCACCCGGTGGAGAACCTCCTCGGCCACCTCTATCGCTTCGCCCGCGCCACCTCGGCCGGCACCACGGCCTCGCGCCCCGCCGTCACGATGGACGGCAACACCGCGATGGTCTACGGCCTCCTCACCGCCGGCGTCCGCTACGGCGCCGCGTATCCCATCACGCCGTGGTCCTCGATCATGGAAATGCTCCGCACGGAGCTGCCGAAATACGGCGGTCTCTTCGTGCAGGCTGAGGACGAAATCGCCGCCGTCTCGCACGCGCTCGGCTTCGCCTACTCCGGCCATCTCTCCGTCACCGGCAGCTCCGGCCCCGGCCTCTCACTGAAGATGGAAGCCCTCGGCTGGGGCAGCATGGCGGAAATCCCGCTCATCTGCATCAACGTCCAGCGCGGCGGCCCGTCCACGGGCTTGCCCACCAGCATCGAGCAATCCGATCTCATGCAGGCGCTCTACGGTTCGCACGGCGACACGCCGCGCGTCGTGCTCGCGCCGAAGGACGTCGAGGACTGCTTCTACATCGCCATCGAAGCCGCGCGCATCGCCAAGGAATTCTCCACGCCGGTCATCATCCTCACCGACCAGGCGCTCGCGACCCGCATCGAAGCCTTCGAGGAGCCCGACCTGAAGAACCTCGTCAAGGAGCACACCCTCGACCTCACGCCCGCACCGGTCGACTACAAGCCCTACCCGCTCGACACCTGGCCGAAGCACGTGCCGCCCGGCACGCGCATGCTCTCGGGCAAATACCCGACCGTCACCGGCCTCGAGCACGACGAAGCCGGCCATCCCTCCGGCAGCCCCGCCGTGCACGCCAAGATGAACGCGCGCCGCCGCGAGAAGATCAAAGCCGTCGCGAAATCGCTCCCCGCGCACGAGATCTACGGCGACCAATCCGGCGACGTCCTTGTCGTCGGCTGGTGCTCCACCTACGGCCCGATCCGCGAGGCGGTGAACCAACTCCGCAAATCGGACAACGCCCCGAAGATCGGCCAGCTCCACCTGCGCCACCTCGCGCCCTTCGCGCCCGGCCTCGGCGAGATTTTTGCCCGCTACAAGAAAGTCGTCGTGTGCGAACTCAACGACGAGGGTCTCTACGGCTACGGCCAGCTCGCCTCGCTCCTGCGCGCCGCCTACGCCAACCCAGCCATCGTCTCGGTCACCAAGACCGACGGTCTCACGTTCAAGGTCCGCGAGATCGTCGCGGGCGTCCAAAAACATCTCTCAGCCTGA